The proteins below come from a single Zea mays cultivar B73 chromosome 8, Zm-B73-REFERENCE-NAM-5.0, whole genome shotgun sequence genomic window:
- the LOC100280816 gene encoding inositol-1-monophosphatase encodes MLSSSSSTHSATSPFPGLASANPNPRSRLLRLRAASPVSSAVLSASGRQPMSTVRASFAAGAAGRRAAAVGELATERLVEVAQRAADAAGEVLRKYFRQRVEIIDKEDHSPVTIADREAEEAMVSVILKSFPTHAIFGEENGWRCAENSADFVWVLDPIDGTKSFITGKPLFGTLIALLHNGKPVIGVIDQPILRERWIGVDGKQTTLNGQEISVRSCNLLAQAYLYTTSPHLFEADAEDAFIRVRNKVKVPLYGCDCYAYALLASGFVDIVVESGLKPYDFLSLVPVIEGAGGSITDWRGDKLHWPVTAESRPTSFNVVAAGDARVHKEALDALRWR; translated from the exons ATgctctcctcttcctcctccaCCCACTCGGCCACCTCGCCCTTCCCCGGCCTCGCCTCCGCAAACCCTAACCCCCGCTCtcgcctcctccgcctccgcgccGCCTCGCCCGTGTCGTCCGCGGTCTTGAGCGCGAGTGGGCGCCAGCCGATGAGTACGGTTAGGGCCTCGTTCGCCGCTGGGGCGGCCGGCCGGAGAGCTGCGGCAGTGGGGGAGTTGGCGACGGAGCGGCTGGTGGAGGTGGCGCAGCGGGCGGCGGACGCTGCTGGGGAGGTGCTCAGGAAGTACTTCCGCCAGCGGGTTGAGATCATCGACAAAGAGGACCACA GTCCTGTTACAATTGCAGATAGAGAAGCAGAAGAAGCAATGGTGTCAGTTATACTGAAGAGCTTCCCTACTCATGCCAT TTTTGGCGAGGAGAATGGTTGGAGATGTGCAGAGAATTCTGCTGATTTTGTTTGGGTTTTGGATCCAATAGATGGAACGAAAAGTTTCATAACTG GCAAGCCTCTTTTTGGGACGCTTATAGCACTTTTGCACAATGGGAAGCCG GTTATTGGTGTCATTGACCAGCCAATCTTGCGAGAAAGATGGATTGGGGTGGATGGAAAACAAACAACTTTGAACGGACAAGAAATATCTGTTCGCTCTTGTAATTTACTTGCACAAGCTTACTT ATATACAACAAGCCCACATCTCTTTGAAGCAGATGCTGAAGATGCATTTATTCGTGTAAGGAATAAG GTGAAAGTCCCACTTTATGGCTGTGATTGTTATGCTTatgctcttctggcttctggtttTGTGGATATTGTTGTTGAATCTGGTTTGAAG CCATATGATTTCCTCTCGCTGGTACCTGTCATTGAAGGAGCTGGAGGGTCAATAACTGATTGGAGAGGGGACAAGCTCCATTGGCCTGTTACTGCAGAATCACGGCCCACAA GTTTTAACGTGGTAGCAGCTGGGGATGCCCGTGTCCACAAAGAGGCCCTTGATGCGTTGCGGTGGCGCTAG
- the LOC103634680 gene encoding uncharacterized protein isoform X1 has product MALTRGRAHTAPAVPSACFLLLLLITSSSLLSPASRRAESGGKSILGDASSSSGKAWGGSYEELQSISGGEARCAYLRAQNSAYSPVGYVDYLRLRRRTGGRVRRARAVARGALLPPGRHLKDHTIGSRTQATSLLCCPWYHDWDLSEILGAPKGSTTINVFSECTKAESFLPFGSGSRACVGQKFVVLAISMLIASLLRSYERHIHCLKICV; this is encoded by the exons ATGGCGCTCACGCGCGGGCGAGCGCACACTGCCCCCGCCGTCCCCAGCGCCTGCTTCCTACTCCTCCTCCTCATCACATCCTCCTCACTCCTCTCCCCTGCCAGCCGCAGGGCAGAGTCCGGGGGCAAGTCAATTCTCGGTGACGCCTCGTCCTCCTCTGGAAAGGCATGGGGGGGCAGCTACGAGGAGCTGCAGTCCATCAGCGGTGGGGAGGCCCGATGCGCGTACCTCCGCGCGCAAAACTCGGCCTACTCCCCGGTGGGGTACGTGGACTACCTGCGCCTTCGCCGGCGCACCGGCGGCCGCGTGCGCCGCGCTCGCGCTGTGGCTCGTGGTGCTCTTCTACCTCCTGGGCGACACCTAAAGGATCACACAATT GGGAGCAGAACCCAAGCAACTAGCCTTCTCTGCTGCCCTTGGTATCACGATTGGGATCTTTCCG AAATATTAGGAGCACCTAAAGGATCAACTACGATAAATGTTTTCAGTGAGTGTACCAAGGCCGAATCGTTTCTTCCATTTGGTTCTGGAAGTCGAGCATGTGTTGGGCAGAAGTTTGTTGTTCTTGCAATATCGATGTTGATTGCCAGTCTGCTCCGCAGCTATGAG AGACACATACACTGCTTAAAGATATGCGTCTGA
- the LOC103634680 gene encoding uncharacterized protein isoform X2, whose protein sequence is MALTRGRAHTAPAVPSACFLLLLLITSSSLLSPASRRAESGGKSILGDASSSSGKAWGGSYEELQSISGGEARCAYLRAQNSAYSPVGYVDYLRLRRRTGGRVRRARAVARGALLPPGRHLKDHTIGSRTQATSLLCCPWYHDWDLSEILGAPKGSTTINVFSECTKAESFLPFGSGSRACVGQKFVVLAISMLIASLLRSYEV, encoded by the exons ATGGCGCTCACGCGCGGGCGAGCGCACACTGCCCCCGCCGTCCCCAGCGCCTGCTTCCTACTCCTCCTCCTCATCACATCCTCCTCACTCCTCTCCCCTGCCAGCCGCAGGGCAGAGTCCGGGGGCAAGTCAATTCTCGGTGACGCCTCGTCCTCCTCTGGAAAGGCATGGGGGGGCAGCTACGAGGAGCTGCAGTCCATCAGCGGTGGGGAGGCCCGATGCGCGTACCTCCGCGCGCAAAACTCGGCCTACTCCCCGGTGGGGTACGTGGACTACCTGCGCCTTCGCCGGCGCACCGGCGGCCGCGTGCGCCGCGCTCGCGCTGTGGCTCGTGGTGCTCTTCTACCTCCTGGGCGACACCTAAAGGATCACACAATT GGGAGCAGAACCCAAGCAACTAGCCTTCTCTGCTGCCCTTGGTATCACGATTGGGATCTTTCCG AAATATTAGGAGCACCTAAAGGATCAACTACGATAAATGTTTTCAGTGAGTGTACCAAGGCCGAATCGTTTCTTCCATTTGGTTCTGGAAGTCGAGCATGTGTTGGGCAGAAGTTTGTTGTTCTTGCAATATCGATGTTGATTGCCAGTCTGCTCCGCAGCTATGAG GTATAG